A single window of Marivivens aquimaris DNA harbors:
- a CDS encoding bestrophin family protein gives MIVRDPPKALNLFFVMQGSIVPRIAGRIVGVAVLTAAVLLVDQHIVPLPRVSIAAMGVFGIALSLFLGFRNNAAYDRWWEARKLWGTMIADLRNLGRQLTIFVPEAEDRRKILSLGVAFSHLHRGFLRNAEVRADLSGWIDETRAQALLAKTNPADAALRAMAEQISTLSNSGAVDGFGKMTLSSTLSSLAMAQAGCERIATTPLPFVYSLLVRRTTYLYCFLLPFALIEATNWFAPVFTAAVAYVFFGLQAVTNELELPFRNVQNGLPLDAMCRIIERSACEALDQKPPPAWPPQKYVLT, from the coding sequence ATGATTGTCAGAGATCCCCCGAAGGCGCTGAACCTGTTCTTTGTCATGCAGGGCTCGATCGTTCCCAGAATCGCGGGCAGAATTGTCGGGGTCGCCGTGCTGACGGCGGCGGTGCTGTTGGTTGATCAACATATCGTCCCCCTGCCCCGCGTCTCCATTGCGGCGATGGGCGTCTTTGGCATCGCGCTGTCGCTATTTCTCGGGTTCCGCAACAATGCTGCTTATGACCGCTGGTGGGAGGCGCGCAAGCTTTGGGGGACAATGATCGCCGACCTGCGCAATCTGGGGCGACAGCTTACCATCTTTGTTCCTGAGGCCGAAGACCGCCGGAAAATCCTATCTTTAGGGGTGGCATTCAGCCATCTGCACCGCGGCTTTCTGCGAAACGCAGAGGTAAGGGCGGATCTGTCTGGTTGGATAGACGAAACCCGCGCGCAAGCCTTGCTCGCAAAGACCAATCCCGCAGATGCGGCCCTGCGGGCGATGGCGGAGCAGATAAGCACCTTGAGCAATAGCGGCGCCGTTGATGGCTTCGGGAAGATGACCCTGTCTAGCACGCTGTCTTCGCTGGCTATGGCGCAGGCCGGATGCGAACGGATTGCGACGACGCCCTTGCCCTTTGTCTATTCCCTTCTGGTGCGCCGCACGACCTATCTCTATTGCTTTTTGCTGCCCTTTGCCCTGATCGAGGCGACGAACTGGTTCGCGCCGGTCTTCACCGCGGCGGTTGCCTATGTTTTTTTTGGGCTGCAGGCCGTTACCAACGAACTCGAACTGCCGTTTCGAAACGTGCAAAATGGTTTGCCGCTCGACGCCATGTGCCGGATCATCGAGAGGTCTGCCTGTGAAGCCCTCGACCAAAAGCCGCCTCCGGCTTGGCCCCCCCAGAAATACGTCCTTACCTGA
- a CDS encoding IS6 family transposase, whose product MQTQKISYKRHRYPPQIIAHVVWLYVRFNLSLREVEELMLERGVDVSYETIRRWTVKFGPLIAHVLRRRQPRPGDVWHLDEVVMKIAGRSYWLWRAVDQSGIVLEEILQSRRDKRAAKRLLVKLIKRWGFVPKRIITDKLRSYGAAKREVAPGLDHWSHKGLNNRAENSHLPFRKRERVMQGFRSPGGLQRFVSMQSATRNRFSVPARRRSALTIRYNRLEAFEARKSAAHAG is encoded by the coding sequence ATGCAGACACAAAAGATCAGCTACAAACGCCACCGGTATCCTCCTCAGATCATCGCTCATGTTGTCTGGCTCTACGTCCGGTTCAACTTGAGCCTGCGGGAGGTAGAGGAGCTGATGCTGGAACGTGGCGTGGACGTTTCGTATGAGACGATCCGGCGCTGGACCGTCAAGTTCGGCCCGCTGATCGCCCACGTTCTACGCCGACGGCAGCCGCGCCCTGGCGATGTCTGGCATCTGGACGAAGTCGTTATGAAGATCGCAGGACGGTCATACTGGCTCTGGCGCGCAGTCGACCAAAGCGGCATCGTTCTTGAAGAAATTCTTCAATCGAGGCGAGACAAGCGCGCCGCAAAGCGGCTTTTGGTCAAACTGATTAAACGTTGGGGTTTCGTGCCCAAAAGGATCATTACGGACAAACTGCGCTCATATGGGGCTGCCAAGCGCGAGGTCGCGCCTGGCCTTGATCATTGGTCACACAAGGGGCTCAATAACCGCGCCGAAAACAGCCACTTGCCCTTCCGAAAACGAGAGCGGGTAATGCAAGGCTTCCGATCGCCGGGTGGATTACAACGCTTCGTATCTATGCAGTCCGCAACCCGCAATCGTTTCTCAGTCCCAGCCCGCCGCCGCTCTGCCCTCACCATACGCTACAATCGGCTCGAAGCATTCGAGGCGCGGAAATCCGCGGCACATGCCGGTTGA